CGAAGCCACGCCAGCGAGATCGGTGAGTCCAGCCGCGAGAACAGCCCGACCGCGCCAGGCAGGACGAGTTGAAGGTTGGCGAGTAGCTGGTTCGTCAACGCGATTCGTGCCTCGACAAGGTCCTTGCGTGCTCGCGTCAAAGCCCGCAGCGCCAGGGTCGCGTCGGTGTCGCGCTCGAGCGGCTGCAGGCGCAGCAGGTCGGTGCGGAGCACGTCGGCGAGGACGAACGCGTCCAACGCGTCGTCTTTGTTCCCGGCGTTGCCGTAGCGGCCACGCAGGTTTTTCAACTGTCGCGGGTGGATCACGAACACGGTGATCCCACCCTCGAGCAGTGTGTCGACCACAGGCCCGTCGGGCCGTTCGATCGCGACCCTGCCTACACCGTGCTGCACGAACCGACGCAGCATCGACGCCAATCCAGCCGCCGTGTGGGCAAACTCGAAGCGGGCGACCAGCCGACCGGTGTGATCCACGACCGCACCGACATGCTTCTCACTCGCCCAGTCGATCGCGCCCGTAGGCGCGGGGACGTCCTCAATG
The Egicoccus sp. AB-alg6-2 DNA segment above includes these coding regions:
- a CDS encoding IS110 family transposase; translation: MKDDIEDVPAPTGAIDWASEKHVGAVVDHTGRLVARFEFAHTAAGLASMLRRFVQHGVGRVAIERPDGPVVDTLLEGGITVFVIHPRQLKNLRGRYGNAGNKDDALDAFVLADVLRTDLLRLQPLERDTDATLALRALTRARKDLVEARIALTNQLLANLQLVLPGAVGLFSRLDSPISLAWLRRFTTQQQADWLSPKRFDAWLRGQGYCGHKTGSELHQRLVDAPRGLGGNEADARAVVTLALVESIEQLNGRIDNLERQIRKSLELHPDAHIFTSLPKAG